Sequence from the Carassius auratus strain Wakin chromosome 32, ASM336829v1, whole genome shotgun sequence genome:
ATGGAAGCAATGTGTTGTTAACTGAAAGAAGGATTTTAGAATATGTTTTTCCAATCAATGAGTGTTCAGAATTAATGATCGAAAGCAGTGGTATTCAATTAAACCAGAGGTTACCAGAGGTTCAGTTTCTAAATGTCCTTCTCAGTTTGGGTCAAAACAATCATATCTCACAGTATTTCAGTCTCATTATGTTGtatgtatgaaaataaataattaaatttgcaTTTCAGGAATATTTACTGCTGAAATTACAATAAATTGATTATAGGGATACTCACTGATTTCTACCCCAgggaataagaaataaaaatcataCCTATATTCAGACCAACAGAtcaattttaaattgtgattaattttattcagcagttCAATAAAGACGGAGTTAATTTCTGAATGCAATTTTGGGAGAAGCATGCCCTGGATGGGCATGTGAATGTCTGAATTAAGACACATTATTCCCAGTTAATTCATGTATTTTTCTTAgactaaaaaataattttaataaaaacagattcTGAACAACCCAgtagagtttatttattttttgaatcaaTGATTTGGAACAAATCGgttaaatgaatgattcagtgactcactcacaAAACAGTCACTTATTTTGCCCCTGAAGGAATATATGTGTTAATCAgctgtttaaataattaaatcaatcatTTATAAAGTCACTTGTCAGCACCTGTAAACTgtaaaattcttatttttttataaaacattatgaatGGAATGACTGTGTGTTCTAGATCTGGGCCACAATCTGTCTAATGAGTGctgaaattcatttaaaaaaagtatcttaaaCTTTGAATCAAAGAGTACAATTTACCAAAATGTTTGTAGAAATAAGATAATGCTTGGAAACAAACAAAGTACTTTGATATTCATGACAAATGGGCATCTGTTGGTTTGGTTCCCGACCATGTATGTAGAGTAGCTGGCACGTGTATGTATTGTCACATTAGCACAACATGTGTTCTGTAAAAACCTGTATAATGTTTGTAACACTCCGTGGCCTCATTGTTataaggggggaaaaaaatcatagcAAAAATTATCTTCTCATTCAGGGAGGTAATTCTGTAGTTGATGCCTGGAAATGTTTTATTCAGGAGATTGCCTGCTTGGTTAGCAGAAACTGGAGGAAAATTGGCTTTGAATCCCTGTAGTGAAGCAGTCAGAGTGATGCACAGTTGTTCTAGGCAGAATAATATGTCTTTGGAACAAGCAttggtttcaaaataaaataaaattcctttTTCCTGCTACACAACTGAACTATCCACTGTAGTTATACAGTTCTGAAACAGATCTGATGCCTCCAATCCAATGGTTTTCTGTACAACCCTCTTTAGTGCCGTGAGGTACACTATTGCATTCATCTGTCAGACCCACAACATATTTGATGCTGAAGAGAGTAAAATTGTTACGTAAAGTGCTAATTTGGCCAGAATTAATAAAGTTGTGGAAGTATTTTTATTCTGGATCTTTGTTAGACGCCTttccattattataattttttcttgtgAAGCTAGAAAACAGAGACTGTTTATTTGCGAATTAATTTATGTGATAAATTCACCTCTACTGATAAATGGCCCAGATCCTGCCTTGTGTCCACTATGTGAATGAAAAATTGTTTAGCTTGTTCCAATACATGGGCAGGAATCAGCTTATTGAGGGAGGGGATGTGACTCAGACGGAAGCtatgtaaaacaaaacaacagttggCAGGTGACTGATGCTGATGTGACCACTTGACAAAAGATCTATACCTCATGCTGTGAAAACAAacatatttgcattggaaaaaaTCAGCTGTGGGATTTACACAATAAGCTGCACACCGACAAAATAATCGTAGTGTAGAAAAAGAGTGTgaatccagcaaaaaaaaaaaaaaaaaaaaatggtacaaattgattttttttactgCTGCACATTAGGTTTAAAAGCTAAATTAGCTTGTCAGATTAACAGGTTTCCCATCTACTTTAACAACAACATCATAGCTCTTATGGAATGTAGAGCAGCCTAGACACACAGTTCCAGTGAATACTTCTAATCTGACAGATTTATTATTGCTCTCTAGAAAACACATTTTGGGTTCCTTAAACGGATAGTTCCCGTggcttgtgacgatacattgttgtgtaaagaaacaaaacgatcggtctgtgcaagaaactgagcagtatttatacagttttttttttttttttttttttatacctttgATTCATGCAATGCCTCGAACTGTTGTGAACATGCTACACAGCAGCTAGCGTGTgaggcattcttcttcttcttgcattatggcagatcacagacttataagtgcactACCGACAACTTTCTTTCAAGTGTACCATTGACACTATTTCCACAATCTCAATTAGGTGTgccaatggtccacttgagagagagttgttgaaaaaatagaaaatatagtaaaaaacaaaatatatatatatatatatatatatatatatatatatatatatatatatatatatatatatatatatatatatatatatatactgtttacaGACCGACAGaccgattgttttgtgtctttactcatcaatgtatcatcacaagTAGGAGGGTGATGGATTTGTCTGTGCTTGTGTTTTTACTCTCATAGGTTCTGTAACCATTTGACATGCATTGTACGGTTGATAGACTGCAACGACTGaagctaaaaatcataatttgtgttctactgaagaaacaaaggcaCCTACATCTTGAATGCACTAGGGCAGgaataggcaactccggtcctggagggccactatcctgcagagtttagctccaaccctaattaaacacacctgaacaaggcaatcagtgttttcaggattactagatagatacaggcaggtgagtttttatgagggctgaagctaaactctgcaggatagtggccctccaggaccggagttgcctatccctgtcctaggagtaagcagataaacatttaattttcatttttgggtgaactatccctttaaagatctTTGCAGTGAACCgttcttaaaataaccttttccccttagtttaaagaacattttaaagaaagtttTTATAGATtctgtaaacattttaaacacagtatctgtttccattttaaatgtggttttattaacaaagtttgggaggagcacgatcagagAATCATCAAATAtgacacaggtgcatctcgtttagctaatcatcttaactagcacacatgcagatatatatccagtcttcctacctccagtttttcggcatccctcctccaccccaactcctcacttctaatctatttattccaaattagggatagggggagttatttgggttcgggctatgctccgggcccggaaccctcccccaggacagcacgccaaaatatgcatactattcgccttcagattagatgtaagggtgaactcgtgaaataaccttttgtgcaatggaaggtttcatgaatgttaaaagttctttatggaaccatggATCCCAAgctttatttataacagtatacTTACATTTGTTCAGCACAGTAGTTTTCAAAATTTGCACCAGTCAAAGCTGGCAGCAAGAGCACAGCACAGGATGCTCGATGATGTTCAGAAGAACTCTAGAGTGTCGAGCAAAGTCTCAGAAATCATCTAGCATTTCTGTTGACATGGCTTTGGCTGGACCTCAAGAGAACAAATCACACCAGACATACAGTACCAAGAAAAATGCTGAACTAAAAAAGCTTTGAACAGAAAAATGGTGTACAATTCTTCAGGTCTGATCCTCAATTACAAGAAACGTTTGGTGAAGGTTATGACTTCCAAAGGAAGGTCcatttagtaaatatttttttccactggTGGAAGACAGTCTGTTGTTGAAGACCAAATCTAATTGAATGGCGATTTCTGCAAAAAATCGAACGGTACAGTTATGTATTTTAGCAAAGCTGGAAAGTTGCATCGAATAAACTTGAGAAATGTTCCAAAGAGAAATGGGCCGAACCTAGACAGTCTTCCTCAATAAGGTCTTCTTCAATAACAGCAGTTTCAACATGAAACCTTCaacaattttaaatgttaactTGTAAGAAACTCTTGAGTGTTGATTTCTGATGAGCTCTTTGGGTGGCGCCACCTGCTTACAGCTCTCCATGCTCTGCTCAGACAGCATCTGTGTTCATTATCAAGGTCCTTAGCCAGAAAATATATGCAACCCAAAAAATGTGCTATATGAGGAAAAGTATAGCAATGAGATGATAATGAAGGGGGCTGTGCTACAGTGTTTTTGCTGGATTTGGCATCAAGTATGTGAAAGCTGTTTTGAAAGATGTGAGGATGGGGATCTGAAGTAGGGTGATGCTTTGCTTGTCTAATGACAGAGTGAAGACTGCGGCTGCAGGTGGTcatgtccaatatttacccaacACGTGATATCATGGacatttgtgtttatatgtgtgccTTGTCTGTTTATGCGTATCATTATTGctcagtatttgttttttttccctcctaGAATGTAACATTCAGGATGAATTTCATACTCATAAAACTAAAAGCTAAATTCTGAGATCATCTTTTTCTCTTGTTATTTTGTTAAATCACACCCTCACTGAGGGGAAACGGTTGTGTTTAGGAAATCACAGTAGCAGAATGTGTTTGTTCCATGTTCTTGAACTGCAGGAGTAATTTAAAAAATTGAAGAAAGGTGATctgagattgtttttttttttttgtttttttttgttcagattTTATCCCAACTGGAATCTAAAATGTTGTAATGTAGTCAATAAACAAAAGTTGTATGTAGGATATACCTACTCCTTATCTTGACCATAGCACTATAAAGGCGGACATGTTACCACTTTTGCACATTATGAAGTTTATACTCCAGTGGATTTATGTGactttttatacttttatgttatattttttaacCCCTCACCTGCAAATCTGACATGTTCTCTTCCACATAAACAACTACTGTGCATTTGCACTTTTTGCTCCATATTCTCCTTTAATGACCCTTGACACAAAACAAGAAGTAAAAAGTCTACATGGTTTACTTTCATATAATAATGCCCCACGGGTCAAACACAATTTCAAAGCTGATATGCATTGAACATCcaaagatgtgtttgtgtgtgtgggagtgaaaGTGGAGAAGTTTAGCAGAAGTAAAATGCCTGCAAATGTATGTGTTTATGAAGCATAAGCTGCTAATTTGCAACTGACATTTGACATCTGTTTCTTAATGCTGTTATTCTTGTGAaattgtgtgtttgagtgtgttttttcttctcccttcttttaattaataatattactcTATTAGTCATATAGCAAATGACACAAAGGGTGCGGGGTTGCTTGATATTAACCTATACAATTAAAAATTCAACCCAAAATCCCACCGAGAACCTCAGGGAACTTGCCAGTCCTGGCTTGTGTAACTATATATATTATGGTATATTCTGTCCATTTATCAGTCTTGTCCATCCAGGCGTTTGTCTAACAGTTGCAGAAAGTTAATTCACAGATTTctgaggtaacactttagtatagggaccaattctcactagttGCTTAATAGCATagatattactagcatattggctgtttattagtacttatgaagCACATATTATGTGTTTTTCTCCCCATGTTCTCCCCATGATCTAATTTCTCCCATGTCTGATTATGTTCATGGTTCCCAGGTGTTACCTATATTTATGATGTCATTTATTACAGGTGGGTCTCATTTGGTTCTAAGTCCTTAAGCCCTGTATTTGTCCATGTCTAGGGTCCGGTATTGTTCATCATTTCCCTATCTCAGTGGTGGTAAGtaatgaagtaaaaatactttgctactttacttaagtattttttggtgggatctgtactttacttgagtaggttttatttgcatctactttcactcttactccactactttattaaagacaaagtttactttttactctgatacatttccccatgcccgcttcaagtatttattacactgattttacaaaccaacgaaaaatttgttttcttaaaaaaaaaaaaaaaaaaaaaaaaatgcacaacttCGCAAGTTATTTGCTAATATACGCAGTTAGTTCGAGGTGGAAGATGACCGCTAAAATAGGTGATAGTGCAGCTCTTGCTGCCCACAATGATCCCGAGATTCCCGACAGGGATCACCCATGGCCTTATCTCAAGGATATGTTTGAATTCACTGAAGTCAAGgtagattctgattggctgaaatgtcTTCTTTGCCTGCCACGGGTGAATGAAATTTCAATTGGGCTGTACAAAAAAaccgaatgcgattttcatgctcatctcatcagtaaagacgcccctgtaattagtagtataggtcagggttgccaggttttcataacaaatcctgaccagttgcttctcaaaactagtccaaaactagcccaaacgcatttccaggaggttccccgataaaaaattgctttccggagttaaaatatacgtttattggaagggttgccttggtaaaattcacattttaggtgctaaatatcaagttattgggattggggtttCTTAGACCGGCAGACAAGAAAAACAACCACGGATTTGGAAACACTGGtccaggtggagcggcagttactgctttcaaaatcgattttgtgtagattgtcagtgaattacggctatgtgtagtatatgccaaccagtgttgccaagtctgtggttgtttttcatgtccgcgagTCGAAtcgacaataccaataacatgatatttagcccctaaaatgcaaatgacagaattttcatttttgggagaactaactctttaaagaggtggttcttcctcattgatattctgaaacagtcttaccttgtatcttgcacatcttctgtttgatgcagctaTGATGTTATGGAACATGTCTACTGAAAGTTCAACCCCTATACTGCGATAAggttcttcattgtctcttttgattgtaaatctaacaaattcttaagtatctaatctcatcatatgttcaattaaaacactgcatatcactcccaaaacaactgatctgcttaattattgatatttacagttaatttgaatatttactttttacttccagtacttaagtatgttttaaatcggatacttttgtacttttactcaagtgatgtttgaatggaggactttctacttttactggagtcattttttttatttagatacatctacttttacttgagtataacttttgagtacttttaccacCCCTTGGGCCCTATctaaatgtgcattattttttgtaaataaagactTTTTCACGAATTCCCCTACGTCTCCTCACTCCTTTGTTCCTCGCTCCTTCACAGTAGTAGCTGCAGCAGTATGACagtagagagagaaaaatatatattattaaaaggtTATAAAACAGaatgacataaatatatatatattaggggtgtaacgatacgcgtattcgtattgaaccgttcggtacgacgctttcggttcggtacgcggtacgcattatgtataccgaacggttcgttggagtaattaattatatttgaaaaaaaaaaaaaaagagagagagagaaatataatgatatgcgttcaacaaggtagcccaataacccaaacaacgtaacaggcaacgcccctgacactcccgaagaagaaaaaaacaccatcttatatgtttatgttaggctactcagcaggcgctcgctcactcagtacgcgttgaaggctcgttgcaaaatagccaatgcgtttaacagactagaaatgagaagatcctccaataaccaacaggtctggtgtttgggtgcactttggattccctttaagctataatggtgatggcaagagagtggtggataaaaaaacaacggtatgtcgcatctgcaacatgacagggtacaccagcaggaataaaaaaacaaaacaaaaaaacaccagcgggaatatctgggatatatgcatcagtactatctgggaaaagacgaaaaaaaggagaaacatgcacgcagcaaactatccctgcagcatttagaaactatagcttacagggaatccaacccaaacaccagacctgttggttattttaggatcttatatttctggtctgttaaaggcattcgacattttgcaacgagccttcagcgcgtgctgagtgagcgagcgccttaggggccgttcacatatcgtgcctaaaaacgcatggaaaacgctaagcgcgtctttctcctcctttccaaagcgctttggcagaagcgctcatgaggcgtctgtctttgctaagcaacaatgacgtgctctctccatgagacgcggaaatttcagcgaaggataaatggatttgcagctctaaaaatcggttgcagtagctctgctactaaatttatttcaaaattgcaatccatatacaactatgatcagctgatccttcatcttggctgagctctcaacgttgttacgggaaaggatgaagctgattggttagttcttgtcacatgacccgcagtgcgcttgcggcattctgaaaagttgagatgtttttacattttgctgtatctaaaacgtatcgaaccgaaccgaaccgaaccgtgacatcagtgtatcgtatcgaaccgaaccgtgaattttgtgaaccgttacacccctaatatatatatataattatttttttttttttttttttaagtgatgtaACAgacggccaagtatggtgacccatactcagaattcctgctctaaaaaaaaaagtgcgcaCAAACTGCAGTGAACACACTCCCGGAGCAGTGGCCAgcaatttatgctgcggcgcctggggagcagttgggggtctgGTGTCTtcctcaagggcacctcagtcatggtattgagagcactatacattcactcccccatctacaattcctgccagcccaagactGCAGGATGAGACGTTAAatcgaggtcctgactctctgtggtcattaaaaatctcaggatgtctttcgaaaagagtagaggtgtgacctcggcatcctggctaaattcgcccattggcttccgaccatcatggcctcctaacaatccccatatctgctgattggcttcatcacgcagtctcctctccaccagtaagctggtgtgtggtgggcgttctggcgaactatggctgccgtcgcatcatccaggtggatgctgcacactggtggtggatgaggagataccccctgactatgtgagcgctttgagtgcctagaaaagcactatataaatgtaatgaattattattattattattattaagactcaaacccacaacttcCTAAATGGAATGTCAGCACCCAGTGTCAACTCTTTAACACCGCCCCCCccccaaactaaaaaaaaaaaaaaaaaaacaatctttatCCATTTGAAAGGTAAATGTGTCTAGGTATGCTTAACAGACACCTTTGAAAAAATTGTGTTATTAAAATCCAGAATCTGAGTGTGGCTTCTTTTGAGAAACTTCACAATcgtaaatgattttttaattttgactACTTTCCTCCGCTatccaatttttatatatatatcatagttTTTAATCACGTTTCTATTAGTACTATTTTTATTTCCTTCAAAGTTGATGTGGAAAGGTCactattatacttttttatttattgttttactagATAAAACCCATACCTAATTTTAACTGAGACCAATTAATGGATGTGTATCTATACTTACATTGATGCCCAATTAATAGATTCAGAATAATCGCTTTTTTAATGTAGGGATTTAAAGTTTATTCAAAACCAAACATATGATTTTGTCTCTTTTGTGTAATATCACATTTGTTCAGAAGTGAGAGAAACTGCATTTTCTGTTTGTAGCAGTATTAAAACCTCAGGTAACATGCATTTGATTCAGCCACTGCAATGAACACCAGTAACTAAGGCATTAGTtttgataacaataataaaacgtTTTTCTTCTCTCTCCTGCAGCATCCTCTATAGCCTGGGGCCCGTTTCACCATAATAAAAGAACTAATGAGTAAATCAAACACAGGTGTGCGAAATTACAATTAGGAGCCAAAGTAAAACTAGGTCATAGGTAAACAGGTAAACAGATAAactgaaaacacaatgaaaacaggaCAAAAGCTAAACATAACCCTAAAATTACTAACTCCTTTCCGGAAGATGTGTCCCGCATCTTAACAATACCATCGGGGACAGAGGGCAGGGCCCAATGGAGGACCAGGGAGCTCCAGAAGCCATGGCAAAGCAGGCAGTTCAGGTTGCCATGGTTGAGCTGGGGACTCACGAGTCCATGGTGGATCAGGGGACTCGGGAGGTGGATCCTCTGTGGCCTTAGCTGGCTTGGCCATGGGTATATGGACCCCCTCCAAATTTTCTTGAGGAAAATAAGGAATCCTGGGTTGCACTCTGGAGGAGCGGGCACTTGAGGGCGCTCTGGAGGAGCAGGAGAGTTCTGGGGCTTGGGCCAACACTGGAGTAAGTTCTGGGGCAGGGATGAGAGATGTGAacagtcctcctcctcctcctcctcctcctcccttgGTTATATTTGAATTGGGTGGCCAGTGGACTTGAGAGAGCCACAAACAGTGGGCTTGACAGCAGCGTAGCTGGTGGGCTTGACTCTCGAACAGCCAGTGGGCCTGACTTGGGAACAGCCAGCTGACTCGACGAAGGTACATGCAGAGAGCTTGCGGATGATGTAGCCGCGGGTTCTGAACTGAGGATGGGATTGGTTCAGGGGGCTGGAACGGGAAAAAAGATATCAGTGCTGACCGGACAGATGTTAGAGCAGGGTCTGCAACCTTTTCCCCCAGGTCAGCACTGTTAGAAACCCACCTCTGTGCTCGGGAAAGCACAGGAGGATAGGTATGGTCTGATCCAATAGCCAGGCATGTGGAGGATCTCAACATCGGGTGAGCTGGTGTGGCCCAATGGTTTTCAGAAGGGAATGGATGAGAATTGTTTATCTCTATCAAACAGAAGTCAAAAATAGGCATAAGTCAACAAATAGTGTTCTCGTCCAGTCCCAactgaaaacagacacataaataGGCATCAGGCCAGCTCACTTCATGGCTAAGCCTGATTAATTCCTCCATCCAGAGGGCAACCACCCTGTCGTGGGCAGCACAACCAGTCCTCAGCCCAGTCCATCTTGTTTTTAGGTCCGTTCTTCTGTTACGGGTTGGTGAAACGAATGAACGATCACAATGAAGCTCCATGGAAAGTCTTTTAACAAGGTAACTCAAGCATTCACAAAAACTAACATAACATAAATGAGAGAGGACCCCGACTAAGGAACTGAGATTATTTATAGGGGCGCAAACAAAATACCTAATGAGTTAAATAATCAAACACAGGTGTATGAAATTACTTAAAGTTAGGTGCCAAAGTAAAACTAGGTCACGGGGAACAGATAAactgaaaacacaatgaaaacacatCAAAAACTAAACATAAGCCTAACAGTAACTCATTGATGGGAAAGCTTGATAgtcttgtattttattatgttttacatGAAATTTGGATACATGCACTTCACAAGTTCTACATTTATTGACTTAGCAGGCACTTTTAACCAGTGTGAATAATCTGTGCTATTTCATACAGCATGCTAAAGATATTCAGTCATGTCTGGATATACAACTtgggtttgcattttttattatttatttattttttaattttttataggagtttcttatgctcaccaagatgacatttatttgaaacatagtaaacattttaatatagtggaacattataaaaaaaaaaaaaagatttcactttttatattttaaaatgtaatttattcctatgatggcaaagctaaattttcagctgGAATTACTCCAACCTGTCACATGATTGTTATGAAATCATTGTTATATGCTGATTGGGTGCTcaagatacttttttttacttattatccatgtttaaaacagttgtgctgtttaataattTGTGGGAACcatggtgcatttttttttaaattcatttttgatgaatga
This genomic interval carries:
- the LOC113052492 gene encoding uncharacterized protein LOC113052492, whose product is MLRSSTCLAIGSDHTYPPVLSRAQRWVSNSADLGEKVADPALTSVRSALISFFPFQPPEPIPSSVQNPRLHHPQALCMYLRRVSWLFPSQAHWLFESQAHQLRCCQAHCLWLSQVHWPPNSNITKGGGGGGGGGLFTSLIPAPELTPVLAQAPELSCSSRAPSSARSSRVQPRIPYFPQENLEGVHIPMAKPAKATEDPPPESPDPPWTRESPAQPWQPELPALPWLLELPGPPLGPALCPRWYC